One window of Cygnus olor isolate bCygOlo1 chromosome 28, bCygOlo1.pri.v2, whole genome shotgun sequence genomic DNA carries:
- the BOLA1 gene encoding bolA-like protein 1 translates to MAERPLASAIRAKLDAALQPSHLQVLDESPRHGGPPGAETHFAVVVVSGRFAGLSPLQRHRLVHAALSAELAGPLHALAIVARTPEQWEADPRVPPRPPCLGGSKHERRGAAVDATSA, encoded by the coding sequence ATGGCCGAGCGCCCGCTGGCCAGCGCCATCCGCGCCAAGCTGGATGCGGCCCTGCAACCCAGCCACCTGCAGGTCCTGGACGAGAGCCCCCGGCACGGCGGCCCCCCCGGAGCCGAAACCCATTTCGCCGTGGTGGTGGTGAGCGGGCGCTTCGCCGGGCTGAGCCCCCTGCAGCGGCACCGCCTGGTCCACGCCGCGCTCAGCGCCGAGCTCGCCGGCCCCCTGCACGCCCTCGCCATCGTCGCCAGGACCCCCGAGCAGTGGGAAGCCGACCCCCGcgtccccccccggcccccttgCCTGGGGGGGTCCAAGCAcgagcggcgcggggccgccgtAGACGCTACTTCGGCGTGA
- the SV2A gene encoding synaptic vesicle glycoprotein 2A produces MDESFRDRTAFIRGAKDIAKEVKKHAAKKVSKGMDRMQDEYTKRSYTRFEEEEDDEDYPPQDGYYRGGEGANEEEGASSDATEGHDEEDEIYEGEYQGIPRHDSMKAGERLGAEAAAGAFDDTEGQRRKDKEELAQQYELILQECGHGRFQWTLYFVLGLALMADGVEVFVVGFVLPSAEKDMCLSDSNKGMLGLIVYLGMMVGAFLWGGLADRLGRRQCLLISLSVNSVFAFFSSFVQGYGTFLFCRLLSGVGIGGSIPIVFSYFSEFLAQEKRGEHLSWLCMFWMIGGIYASAMAWAIIPHYGWSFQMGSAYQFHSWRVFVLVCAFPSVFAIGALTTMPESPRFFLENGKHDEAWMVLKQVHDTNMRAKGHPERVFSVTHIKTIKREDELIEIQSDTGTWYRRWLVRFLNLSQQVWSNFQQCFAPEYRRITLMMMAVWFTMSFSYYGLTVWFPDMIKHLQNIEYASRTKLFTREKVRHFTFNFTLENQIHQGGEYFNDKFIGLKMKSVTFEDSLFEECYFEDITSSNTFFKNCTFISTVFYNTDLFEYKFINSRVVNSTFLHNKEGCQLDFSDDNNAYMIYFVSFLGTLAVLPGNIVSALLMDKIGRLRMLAGSSVMSCVSCFFLSFGNSESAMIALLCLFGGVSIASWNALDVLTVELYPSDKRTTAFGFLNALCKLAAVLGISIFTSFVGITKAVPILLASTALALGSSLALKLPETRGQVLQ; encoded by the exons ATGGATGAGAGCTTCCGAGACCGGACGGCGTTCATCCGGGGCGCCAAGGACATCGCCAAGGAGGTGAAGAAGCACGCGGCCAAGAAGGTGAGCAAGGGCATGGACCGCATGCAGGACGAGTACACCAAGCGCTCCTACACCCGCttcgaggaggaggaggacgacgaAGACTACCCGCCGCAGGACGGCTACTAccgggggggcgagggggcCAACGAGGAGGAGGGGGCCTCCAGCGATGCCACCGAGGGCCACGATGAGGAGGACGAGATCTACGAGGGCGAGTACCAGGGCATCCCCCGGCACGACTCGATGAAAGCCGGGGAGCGGCTGGGGGCCGAGGCGGCCGCGGGCGCCTTCGACGACACCGAGGGGCAGCGGCGGAAGGACAAGGAGGAGCTGGCGCAGCAGTACGAGCTGATCCTGCAGGAGTGCGGCCACGGCCGCTTCCAGTGGACCCTCTACTTCGTCCTGGGACTGGCCCTCATGGCCGACGGCGTGGAGGTCTTCGTGGTGGGCTTCGTGCTGCCCAGCGCCGAGAAGGACATGTGCCTCTCCGACTCCAACAAGGGCATGCTGG ggctcaTCGTGTACCTGGGCATGATGGTGGGCGCCTTCCTGTGGGGCGGGCTGGCCGACCGCCTGGGCCGACGGCAGTGCCTCCTCATCTCCCTCTCCGTCAACAGCGTCTTCgccttcttctcctccttcgTCCAAGGCTACGGCaccttcctcttctgcaggctgctctcGGGCGTGGG CATCGGCGGCTCCATCCCCATCGTCTTCTCCTACTTCTCCGAGTTCCTGGCGCAGGAGAAGCGCGGGGAGCACCTGAGCTGGCTCTGCATGTTCTGGATGATCGGGGGCATCTACGCCTCCGCCATGGCCTGGGCCATCATCCCCCACTACG GCTGGAGCTTCCAGATGGGCTCCGCGTACCAGTTCCACAGCTGGAGGGTCTTCGTCCTGGTCTGCGCCTTCCCCTCCGTCTTCGCCATCGGGGCTCTCACCACCATGCCCGAGAGCCCCCGCTTCTTCCTGGAG AACGGCAAACACGACGAGGCCTGGATGGTGCTGAAGCAGGTCCACGACACCAACATGAGGGCCAAGGGCCACCCCGAGAGGGTCTTTTCG GTCACCCACATCAAGACCATCAAGCGGGAGGACGAACTCATCGAGATCCAGTCGGACACCGGCACGTGGTACCGGCGCTGGCTCGTCCGATTCCTCAACCTCTCGCAGCAG GTTTGGAGCAACTTCCAGCAGTGCTTCGCGCCCGAGTACCGCCGCATCACGCTGATGATGATGGCCGTGTGGTTCACCATGTCCTTcag CTACTACGGGCTGACGGTGTGGTTCCCGGACATGATAAAGCACCTGCAGAACATCGAGTACGCCTCGCGCACCAAGCTCTTCACCCGCGAGAAGGTCCGGCACTTCACCTTCAACTTCACCCTGGAGAACCAGATCCACCAGGGCGGGGAGTACTTCAACGACAA GTTCATCGGCCTGAAGATGAAGTCGGTGACGTTCGAGGACTCGCTGTTCGAGGAGTGCTACTTCGAGGACATCACCTCCAGCAACACCTTCTTCAAGAACTGCACCTTCATCTCCACCGTCTTCTACAACACCG ATCTCTTCGAGTACAAGTTCATCAACAGCCGGGTGGTGAACAGCACCTTCCTGCACAACAAGGAGGGCTGCCAGCTGGACTTCAGCGACGACAACAACGCCTACATGATCTACTTCGTCAGCTTCCTGGGCACCCTGGCCGTGCTCCCCGGCAACATCGTCTCGGCCCTGCTCATGGACAAGATCGGCCGCCTCCGCATGCTGG CCGGCTCCAGCGTGATGTCCTGCGtgagctgcttcttcctctccttcgGCAACAGCGAGTCGGCGATGATCGCGCTGCTCTGCCTCTTCGGTGGCGTCAGCATCGCCTCCTGGAACGCCCTCGACGTGCTCACCGTGGAGCTCTACCCCTCCGACAAGAG GACGACGGCGTTCGGCTTCCTCAACGCCCTGTGCAAGCTGGCGGCCGTGCTGGGCATCAGCATCTTCACCTCCTTCGTGGGCATCACGAAAGCTGTGCCCATCCTCCTGGCCTCCACCGCCCTGGCCCTCGGCAGCTCCCTCGCCTTGAAATTGCCGGAGACCCGCGGGCAAGTGTTGCagtga